In Phreatobacter stygius, a genomic segment contains:
- a CDS encoding allantoate amidohydrolase, with amino-acid sequence MASHDIERLGARAEAMLEELAAISEEPDRLTRRFLTPEHKRAAHLVGQWMAEAGMSVAEDALATVRGHYAGEGEAAGANAVPRLLVGSHIDTVINAGKYDGMLGVVAGILAVEHFRDQDRRFPFAVDVLAFGDEEGSRFPTVLSSSAALAGQFESRWLPGLDGDGIPLEQAMRDYGLDPQAVAAAAMRRDEALAYVEVHIEQGPVLEHQDAPLGVVTSIAGQFRSRVTVRGMAGHAGTVPMAMRQDALVAAAEMVVAAEAIARERPEAAMVATVGTMKVMPGAANVVPDIVEFVLDLRASSDAPRVKALAEFTHRCEKIAAARGCSVTLETYHDCATAACAPWLQQGLARSLEQLGLPAPRLVSGAGHDGQSMSKLTDFAMLFVRCKGGISHNPAEFAGIRDMGLAVAALITFIENFDPAGHRA; translated from the coding sequence ATGGCCAGCCACGATATCGAACGGCTCGGCGCCCGCGCCGAGGCCATGCTGGAAGAACTGGCCGCGATTTCCGAGGAACCGGACCGGCTGACCCGGCGCTTCCTGACGCCGGAACACAAGCGCGCGGCCCATCTGGTCGGCCAGTGGATGGCCGAAGCGGGCATGAGCGTCGCCGAGGATGCGTTGGCCACCGTCCGCGGCCATTATGCCGGCGAGGGCGAGGCCGCCGGCGCCAATGCCGTGCCCCGGCTGCTGGTCGGGTCGCATATCGATACGGTGATCAATGCCGGCAAATATGACGGCATGCTCGGCGTGGTGGCCGGCATCCTGGCGGTCGAGCATTTCCGCGATCAGGACCGGCGCTTTCCCTTCGCGGTCGACGTGCTGGCCTTCGGCGACGAGGAGGGCAGCCGCTTTCCGACCGTGCTGTCGTCGTCGGCCGCTCTGGCCGGACAGTTCGAGAGCCGCTGGCTGCCTGGCCTCGACGGCGACGGCATCCCGCTCGAGCAGGCGATGCGCGACTATGGCCTCGATCCGCAGGCCGTCGCCGCGGCCGCCATGAGGCGCGACGAGGCGCTCGCCTATGTCGAGGTCCATATCGAGCAGGGGCCGGTGCTGGAACATCAGGACGCGCCGCTCGGCGTCGTCACCTCGATCGCCGGGCAGTTCCGCTCGCGTGTCACGGTGCGCGGCATGGCTGGCCATGCCGGCACGGTGCCGATGGCGATGCGCCAGGATGCGCTGGTCGCGGCAGCCGAAATGGTGGTTGCCGCGGAGGCCATCGCCAGGGAGCGCCCGGAGGCGGCGATGGTCGCGACCGTCGGCACCATGAAGGTCATGCCGGGTGCCGCCAATGTCGTGCCCGACATCGTCGAATTCGTGCTCGACCTGAGGGCCTCGTCGGATGCGCCCCGGGTGAAGGCGCTCGCCGAATTCACCCACCGGTGCGAGAAGATCGCCGCGGCGCGGGGCTGCTCGGTCACGCTGGAGACCTATCACGACTGTGCGACCGCGGCCTGCGCGCCCTGGCTGCAACAGGGCCTGGCGCGCAGCCTGGAACAGCTCGGCCTGCCGGCGCCGCGGCTGGTCTCGGGGGCCGGCCATGACGGCCAGTCGATGAGCAAGCTCACCGATTTCGCCATGCTGTTCGTGCGCTGCAAGGGCGGTATCAGCCACAATCCGGCGGAGTTCGCCGGCATCAGGGATATGGGGCTGGCGGTCGCGGCGCTGATCACATTCATCGAGAATTTCGATCCGGCCGGACACCGGGCCTGA
- a CDS encoding urate hydroxylase PuuD: MDFALAADWLNLLSRWFHMTVGITWIGTSFYFMSLDYQLKAKPAGAPGPDGTAWEVHGGGFYHVDKYLVAPANLPPDLIWHRWAAYLTWVSGFILLAVQYYWNARGFLIDPAVAALEPWQAIGLSLASIVAGWLVYDTLCRSGVANYPTLLSVIVFVLIVGAAWAFSQVFSGRGAFIHVGVFIGTIMAANVFLVIIPNQKIVVGDLIAGRRPDPKYGKIGKTRSTHNNYLTLPVLLMMVSNHYPMLYGHPASWLVVAFIVVCGALVQHTINRHEAGDPWASYGWAVPVAAIALICMIFVTAQRPQLDLAAAGKVSEARALDITIRHCAACHARQPKHAGFTEAPKGVTLETSADLRRFSGAIVQQTVQSKAMPLGNETGMTDPERAELGAFLASAR; the protein is encoded by the coding sequence ATGGATTTTGCCCTCGCCGCCGATTGGCTCAACCTGCTGTCGCGCTGGTTTCACATGACGGTCGGCATTACCTGGATCGGCACGAGCTTCTATTTCATGTCGCTCGACTACCAGCTGAAGGCCAAACCCGCCGGCGCGCCGGGACCCGACGGCACCGCCTGGGAGGTCCATGGCGGCGGCTTCTATCATGTCGACAAATATCTGGTGGCCCCCGCCAACCTGCCGCCGGACCTGATCTGGCACCGTTGGGCGGCCTATCTCACCTGGGTTTCCGGCTTCATCCTGCTGGCCGTGCAATATTACTGGAACGCCCGCGGGTTCCTGATCGACCCGGCGGTGGCGGCGCTGGAGCCCTGGCAGGCGATCGGCCTGTCGCTCGCGTCGATCGTGGCCGGCTGGCTCGTCTACGACACGCTCTGCCGTTCGGGCGTGGCCAATTACCCGACCCTGTTGTCGGTGATCGTGTTCGTCCTGATCGTCGGTGCCGCCTGGGCCTTCTCCCAGGTCTTTTCCGGCCGCGGCGCCTTCATCCATGTCGGCGTGTTCATCGGCACGATCATGGCGGCCAATGTCTTCCTGGTGATCATTCCGAACCAGAAGATCGTGGTCGGCGACCTGATCGCCGGGCGCCGGCCGGATCCGAAATATGGCAAGATCGGCAAGACCCGCTCGACCCACAACAATTACCTGACCCTGCCGGTGCTCCTGATGATGGTGTCGAACCATTATCCGATGCTCTACGGGCATCCGGCGTCGTGGCTGGTGGTCGCCTTCATCGTCGTCTGCGGCGCGCTGGTGCAGCACACGATCAACCGCCACGAGGCCGGCGACCCCTGGGCCAGCTATGGCTGGGCGGTGCCGGTGGCGGCGATCGCCCTGATCTGCATGATTTTCGTCACCGCCCAGCGGCCGCAGCTCGACCTTGCCGCCGCCGGCAAGGTGAGCGAGGCGCGGGCGCTCGACATCACGATCCGGCACTGCGCCGCCTGCCATGCGCGCCAGCCGAAACATGCGGGCTTCACCGAAGCGCCGAAAGGCGTCACTCTGGAGACGTCAGCCGACCTCAGGCGTTTTTCGGGAGCCATCGTGCAGCAGACCGTGCAATCGAAAGCCATGCCGCTCGGCAACGAGACCGGCATGACCGACCCCGAACGCGCCGAGCTCGGTGCCTTCCTGGCGAGCGCCCGGTAA
- the xdhC gene encoding xanthine dehydrogenase accessory protein XdhC: MEIWPRIEAMIKAHGSCALVSLVAARGSTPREAGARMIVRPDGAFHGTIGGGALEWQALARAQAVLAQAERSTVTIDQALGPDLGQCCGGHVRLTIEAFDVSDLAEIGLLAAAERAGPFSVAVRRDPGGRTIRRMVEPEVGEGPAIANRDIESFGERPPTILLFGAGHVGRALVLALAPLPFRVVWCDERPGAFPAPIPGHVEPTAGPARAVLAKAGAGVQVLVMTHSHQLDLDIVAAALTHAGVAGVGLIGSATKRARFAKRLAEMGVPAQRIRALRCPIGMAGISGKEPAVIAASIAAECLILREALAAPGHTRLHARRPA, translated from the coding sequence TTCATGCGCCCTGGTCAGCCTTGTTGCCGCCCGCGGCTCGACCCCGCGGGAGGCCGGCGCGCGCATGATCGTCAGGCCCGACGGGGCGTTTCACGGCACGATCGGCGGCGGCGCGCTGGAATGGCAGGCGCTGGCCAGGGCCCAGGCGGTGCTGGCGCAGGCCGAGCGGTCGACCGTGACGATCGACCAGGCGCTGGGGCCGGATCTTGGCCAATGCTGCGGCGGCCATGTGCGGCTGACCATCGAGGCCTTCGATGTCAGCGACCTCGCCGAGATCGGCCTGCTTGCCGCGGCCGAGCGCGCCGGGCCCTTTTCGGTCGCCGTCCGGCGGGACCCTGGCGGCCGGACGATCCGGCGCATGGTCGAGCCTGAGGTGGGCGAGGGTCCGGCGATCGCCAACCGGGATATCGAAAGCTTCGGCGAGCGGCCACCCACCATCCTGTTGTTCGGCGCCGGCCATGTCGGCCGGGCCCTGGTGCTGGCGCTGGCGCCGCTGCCGTTCCGGGTCGTCTGGTGCGACGAGCGGCCCGGCGCCTTTCCAGCGCCGATCCCGGGCCATGTCGAACCGACCGCCGGGCCGGCGCGCGCGGTGCTGGCCAAGGCCGGGGCCGGCGTCCAGGTGCTGGTGATGACCCATAGCCATCAGCTCGATCTCGACATTGTCGCCGCCGCGCTCACCCATGCCGGCGTCGCCGGCGTCGGGTTGATCGGCTCGGCCACCAAACGGGCGCGCTTTGCCAAGCGCCTGGCCGAGATGGGCGTGCCGGCGCAGCGCATCCGCGCCTTGCGCTGCCCGATCGGCATGGCCGGGATTTCAGGCAAGGAACCGGCTGTCATCGCCGCCTCGATCGCCGCCGAATGCCTCATCCTGCGCGAGGCACTGGCCGCGCCGGGCCACACCAGACTTCACGCCCGCCGACCCGCCTGA